One part of the Eucalyptus grandis isolate ANBG69807.140 chromosome 10, ASM1654582v1, whole genome shotgun sequence genome encodes these proteins:
- the LOC104422385 gene encoding protein LIGHT-DEPENDENT SHORT HYPOCOTYLS 5-like: protein MDFQELCFGPPPRPAPRQSHSKSLIGKLRRRSAAGLGRVEFVLIALGPSRKKRSDSIPGVGIPPAHGFRFGCRATEQQQQQQQQQGAVTVAAEGPSSAAAAAPSSGAPPSRYESQKRRDWNTFLQYLKNHKPPLTLARCSGAHVIEFLKYLDQFGKTKVHAAGCPYFGHPNPPAPCACPLRQAWGSLDALIGRLRAAYEENGGPPEANPFGAKAVRIYLREVRESQAKARGIPYEKKKRKRTPAAPEVGGSSTTGEGSGSGDVGGGGETTGGGGGGGVSGNVAPATAPS from the exons ATGGATTTCCAGGAG CTCTGCTTCGGCCCCCCACCTCGACCAGCACCTCGCCAAAGCCACTCCAAGTCGCTGATTGGGAAACTGAGGAGGCGTTCGGCTGctgggttgggtcgggttgaGTTTGTCTTGATCGCTCTCGGTCCGAGCAGGAAGAAGAGATCAGATTCGATCCCGGGTGTCGGAATTCCACCTGCCCATGGATTCCGCTTCGGGTGCCGGGCCAccgagcagcagcagcagcagcagcagcagcagggcGCTGTTACGGTCGCCGCCGAGGGCCCGTCGTCGGCTGCCGCGGCGGCCCCGTCGTCGGGGGCGCCGCCGAGCAGGTACGAGTCGCAGAAGCGGAGGGACTGGAACACGTTCCTGCAGTACCTGAAGAACCACAAGCCGCCGCTGACGCTGGCCCGGTGCAGCGGCGCCCACGTGATCGAGTTCCTCAAGTACCTGGACCAGTTCGGGAAGACCAAGGTGCACGCCGCGGGCTGCCCCTACTTCGGGCACCCCAACCCGCCCGCGCCCTGCGCCTGCCCGCTCCGGCAGGCGTGGGGCAGCCTCGACGCGCTCATCGGGCGGCTCCGGGCCGCCTACGAGGAGAACGGCGGGCCGCCCGAGGCCAACCCCTTCGGCGCCAAGGCCGTCCGGATTTACCTCCGCGAGGTCCGGGAGAGCCAGGCCAAGGCCCGCGGCATCCCTTacgagaagaagaagcggaagCGGACCCCGGCTGCACCCGAGGTCGGCGGCAGCAGCACCACCGGCGAAGGCTCTGGCTCCGGTGACGTCGGCGGCGGGGGAGAAActaccggcggcggcggcggcggcggcgtcagCGGTAATGTTGCACCCGCTACAGCCCCGAGCTAG
- the LOC104422386 gene encoding E3 ubiquitin-protein ligase APD2 isoform X2: MEDAPNHEPHEPVASSSSSSPVETERPSSSAPPTSRVEGERIDGDEIEDGHLHQPRPHDHHHRRDGQDRQRPRPWLWRPPHVSYRVDVNFSNLNPSGMTDDVRSSLVVLVVFWFFASLTLILGFYGPENFELGPNCSRLIQTNPIFVHSIKVEEFDESKPGPMLYGYTKPPLLDVETTWTEKHEVSIAANFHKEWIHFLNAGSKVHISYSVQSPLPVSLVIAQGRESLVEWIEDPSYPNTTLSWNIIYGKGTVQQEFPTSSNFYIAVGNLNSEEVKVELNFTVNALLYDTSQAYYRCSLGNQSCSLKLFLLRENAAVLSSPGFEEGSPDNHWYIRLSYGPRWITYFAGSAVMTILLLLALRFCKLFLSSSEESTGHEPGQMETERAPLLSPKEDDLSSWGSSYDSVSHDEEDLEEQLAVSSLEGKPFGEGENPSNTRNLCVICFDAPRDCFFIPCGHFATCYACGSRIVEEDGSCPLCRRKMKKVRKIFTV; the protein is encoded by the exons ATGGAGGATGCACCGAATCACGAGCCGCATGAACCcgtggcttcttcttcttcctcctctccggTTGAGACCGAAAGGCCGTCGTCTTCCGCTCCGCCGACTTCACGGGTCGAGGGCGAGCGCATCGATGGCGATGAAATCGAAGACGGGCATCTCCACCAGCCCCGGCCCCacgaccaccaccaccgccgcgACGGCCAAGACCGGCAGCGGCCGCGGCCGTGGTTGTGGCGGCCTCCTCACGTCTCGTATCGCGTCGATGTCAACTTTTCCAACTTGAACCCTTCAGGGATGACAGACGACGTCCGGTCCAGCCTCGTAGTTCTCGTTGTCTTTTGGTTCTTTG CATCTTTGACTTTGATTCTTGGGTTCTATGGACCTGAAAATTTTGAGTTGGGGCCAAATTGCTCTCGGCTTATACAGACTAATCCTATATTTGTGCACTCTATTAAG GTCGAGGAATTTGATGAATCAAAACCTGGTCCCATGCTGTATGGTTACACCAAACCTCCACTCCTTGATGTCGAAACAACCTGGACAGAAAAACATGAAGTATCTATAGCAGCCAATTTTCACAAG GAGTGGATACACTTCCTGAATGCAGGATCAAAAGTACATATCTCCTACAGTGTACAATCTCCCTTGCCTGTATCCCTAGTGATTGCCCAAG GCAGAGAAAGCCTTGTTGAGTGGATTGAGGATCCATCTTATCCAAATACAACACTATCATGGAATATAATATACG GGAAGGGCACAGTCCAGCAAGAATTTCCTACATCTTCTAATTTCTATATTGCCGTTGGTAACTTGAACTCAGAGGAGGTGAAG GTAGAGTTGAATTTCACTGTAAATGCTCTTCTCTATGATACAAGCCAGGCGTATTATAGATGCTCACTTGGAAACCAATCATGTAGCTTGAAGCTCTTTCTTCTGAGGGAAAATGCCGCTGTTCTGAGTTCTCCAGGATTTGAAGAG GGTTCCCCTGACAACCATTGGTACATCAGACTTTCATATGGTCCACGGTGGATCACCTATTTTGCTGGATCag CTGTGATGACCATTCTCCTACTGTTAGCATTGCGATTTTGTAAGTTGTTCCTATCTAGCAGTGAAGAAAGTACAGGACATGAACCGGGACAGATGGAAACTGAACGGGCACCATTGCTTTCTCCTAAGGAGGATGACCTATCAAGCTGGGGTTCATCTTACGATTCCGTATCGCATGATGAGGAGGATTTGGAAGAGCAGCTCGCAGTCTCTTCTCTTGAAGGAAAGCCGTTCGGAGAAGGAGAAAACCCCAGCAACACCCGCAATCTCTGCGTCATTTGTTTTGATGCCCCTAGGGATTGTTTCTTCATTCCATGTGGACACTTTGCAACATGCTATGCATGCGGATCAAG GATTGTGGAGGAAGACGGTTCTTGTCCCTTGTGTCgtaggaaaatgaaaaaggttcGAAAGATTTTCACTGTTTGA
- the LOC104422386 gene encoding E3 ubiquitin-protein ligase APD2 isoform X1: MEDAPNHEPHEPVASSSSSSPVETERPSSSAPPTSRVEGERIDGDEIEDGHLHQPRPHDHHHRRDGQDRQRPRPWLWRPPHVSYRVDVNFSNLNPSGMTDDVRSSLVVLVVFWFFAASLTLILGFYGPENFELGPNCSRLIQTNPIFVHSIKVEEFDESKPGPMLYGYTKPPLLDVETTWTEKHEVSIAANFHKEWIHFLNAGSKVHISYSVQSPLPVSLVIAQGRESLVEWIEDPSYPNTTLSWNIIYGKGTVQQEFPTSSNFYIAVGNLNSEEVKVELNFTVNALLYDTSQAYYRCSLGNQSCSLKLFLLRENAAVLSSPGFEEGSPDNHWYIRLSYGPRWITYFAGSAVMTILLLLALRFCKLFLSSSEESTGHEPGQMETERAPLLSPKEDDLSSWGSSYDSVSHDEEDLEEQLAVSSLEGKPFGEGENPSNTRNLCVICFDAPRDCFFIPCGHFATCYACGSRIVEEDGSCPLCRRKMKKVRKIFTV, translated from the exons ATGGAGGATGCACCGAATCACGAGCCGCATGAACCcgtggcttcttcttcttcctcctctccggTTGAGACCGAAAGGCCGTCGTCTTCCGCTCCGCCGACTTCACGGGTCGAGGGCGAGCGCATCGATGGCGATGAAATCGAAGACGGGCATCTCCACCAGCCCCGGCCCCacgaccaccaccaccgccgcgACGGCCAAGACCGGCAGCGGCCGCGGCCGTGGTTGTGGCGGCCTCCTCACGTCTCGTATCGCGTCGATGTCAACTTTTCCAACTTGAACCCTTCAGGGATGACAGACGACGTCCGGTCCAGCCTCGTAGTTCTCGTTGTCTTTTGGTTCTTTG CAGCATCTTTGACTTTGATTCTTGGGTTCTATGGACCTGAAAATTTTGAGTTGGGGCCAAATTGCTCTCGGCTTATACAGACTAATCCTATATTTGTGCACTCTATTAAG GTCGAGGAATTTGATGAATCAAAACCTGGTCCCATGCTGTATGGTTACACCAAACCTCCACTCCTTGATGTCGAAACAACCTGGACAGAAAAACATGAAGTATCTATAGCAGCCAATTTTCACAAG GAGTGGATACACTTCCTGAATGCAGGATCAAAAGTACATATCTCCTACAGTGTACAATCTCCCTTGCCTGTATCCCTAGTGATTGCCCAAG GCAGAGAAAGCCTTGTTGAGTGGATTGAGGATCCATCTTATCCAAATACAACACTATCATGGAATATAATATACG GGAAGGGCACAGTCCAGCAAGAATTTCCTACATCTTCTAATTTCTATATTGCCGTTGGTAACTTGAACTCAGAGGAGGTGAAG GTAGAGTTGAATTTCACTGTAAATGCTCTTCTCTATGATACAAGCCAGGCGTATTATAGATGCTCACTTGGAAACCAATCATGTAGCTTGAAGCTCTTTCTTCTGAGGGAAAATGCCGCTGTTCTGAGTTCTCCAGGATTTGAAGAG GGTTCCCCTGACAACCATTGGTACATCAGACTTTCATATGGTCCACGGTGGATCACCTATTTTGCTGGATCag CTGTGATGACCATTCTCCTACTGTTAGCATTGCGATTTTGTAAGTTGTTCCTATCTAGCAGTGAAGAAAGTACAGGACATGAACCGGGACAGATGGAAACTGAACGGGCACCATTGCTTTCTCCTAAGGAGGATGACCTATCAAGCTGGGGTTCATCTTACGATTCCGTATCGCATGATGAGGAGGATTTGGAAGAGCAGCTCGCAGTCTCTTCTCTTGAAGGAAAGCCGTTCGGAGAAGGAGAAAACCCCAGCAACACCCGCAATCTCTGCGTCATTTGTTTTGATGCCCCTAGGGATTGTTTCTTCATTCCATGTGGACACTTTGCAACATGCTATGCATGCGGATCAAG GATTGTGGAGGAAGACGGTTCTTGTCCCTTGTGTCgtaggaaaatgaaaaaggttcGAAAGATTTTCACTGTTTGA
- the LOC104422387 gene encoding protein EARLY FLOWERING 4: protein MLTASFRRVQSVLDRNRALISQVNENHQSKVPDNIAKNVALISEINGNISKVLSIYSDLSVDFSEVVHQRRALQNGAGGRNGEKLESSGA, encoded by the coding sequence ATGCTGACCGCGAGCTTCAGGCGGGTGCAGTCCGTGCTCGATCGGAACCGGGCGCTGATCTCCCAGGTCAACGAGAACCACCAGTCCAAGGTCCCCGACAACATCGCGAAGAACGTCGCGCTGATCAGCGAGATCAACGGGAACATCTCGAAGGTGCTGTCGATATACTCGGATTTGTCGGTCGATTTCTCCGAGGTCGTGCATCAGCGCCGCGCACTGCAGAACGGTGCCGGCGGAAGGAACGGCGAGAAGCTGGAGAGCTCGGGGGCCTGA